The following is a genomic window from Solanum lycopersicum chromosome 6, SLM_r2.1.
TTAATCAATCTCAAGATTGGTACTTTTCTCTGTTTCTGTGATTAGTTATGTTGCTTTCCTATTTTTATGTGCCTAATTCTTGGTGGTTGGGGCTTGTGTAGGGAAGAATAAAGTCTCCAAGCAGGAACTTAATGGTGGGGGCGGGGTTTGTGAGCAGGGGATGCAGGTTACTAATGAAAAGGGCCAATTGATGAAGAAGTTTGCTATAAAGCCGAGAGGAGAAGCAGAGGAAAGTGGGGGTTACATGAACACCTACAGTGATTTTGATTCACCTTCTAATAGCCCCACCAGTCACACTAGTAGTGTGTTGGAAGGAAATTATTCTGGGACCAATTTCACTGGTGGCAGCGGCAGTAGCAGCAGTAGTAGCAGTGGCGGTTTTAGTAGCAGTGGTGGGTGTTGCTCAGTAAGTATGAGTGAGGAAGATAACGAAGGGGACGATGACTGCTTGGATGATTGGGAAGCTGTTGCTGATGCTTTAGCTGCCACTGATAAGGAGCAGGAGCAGCATAACTCTAGCTTGGATTCAGCTCCACAGGTTCATATGAGTTTTCAACAAGAAGTTTCTGACGGGAAGGTACCAGCGCTGGATACATCACAGCAGAATCCCAAGGGCAGAGGAACTATACCTGTATTTCCTGTCAGCTTTCAGGCGTGGAGGCCCGATGATGAATTCCGTCCCCAAAGTCTTCCAAATTTGTCAAAACAATATACTTTCCCTATGAATTCAGGGCGTCATTGCCGGGGAGGCTCTGTCTGGGGATGTAAAAGTGCAGCGATACCCACATCATGTCCTATATGCTGTGAGGATTTGGATTTTACCGATACAAGTTTTCTCCCTTGTCCTTGCGGATTTAGGCTTTGTCTCTTTTGTCACAAGAAGATTCTTGAGGAGGATGGGCGTTGTCCAGCTTGCAGGAAGCAGTATAAACATGACACAGTTGGGGGAGAGACAACCAAAGATGCAGGCGGCCTGATGTTTAAAGTGGCTCGTTCCTGTAGCATGATCTCAAGGTCGTAGGAAGATTCTGTTTTTCTATGAATGTGTATGTTGTGTCCTCTTTCTCTGCGTGGCTTGACTTTGTTAGACTCCAATTTTTCTTAGCATTAGATGTTGATATAGGATCGAGATTCTGAAAGCACAGGGGAACTGTTATAGTTCTcttataatttttctcattataGATATGATGCTTGTGCTGATGTAGAAGACTCCTTATGTGAATAGATAAGGTGGATAAAGGTTAGATAGATTGAATTTGATGGTATAAATGTCCTCGTCTCTTGGAGCACTTCGTCACCTTAGATTACCATGAATAAAAATGAGAGATCAATGGGGCATCAATCTTTGCAtgaatatctttctttttgaatatttttgcgGCTCTCATCTTGACTGTCAGCTATGAATCTGACAAAATacatagcatatatatatatatatatatatatatatatataactttgcTGTTAACTGGTCTATTGCTCtcacttttttcttcaattcAGTTTGGGATCGAACCACAAAATGCATCCTTACCACATTGTGGGCTTTTAGTTTGGCAGATATGTACTGATAAGTTTACTGCCACCAGCTATGTATCAATGCTCTGCCTCAAGGTAATAAAGAAGTGAATTTTGGGGATAGATATTTAGATTCTCTTGCGAATGCTAAGTTCTTGCGCTTTGGGAGTGTAGGGATTTGTGAAGTGAAGTAGTCTTGTTGAGATTAGACTGTTCAGCTGTATATTTGACgttcttattttttgttatctttGTTGTATTACCTAACAGTTCTATTTTCAAATTGTGCTTTCGTTGTGTGCTCACTGGACATGTGGATTAGATCATTCTTGGGGGTGTTCATTTGGAAGTATCTCGAAAAATGTCCTATACCTTGGGCTTCTCATTAGCTGGTATAAATATCAAGTTCTTCAATATGGTTAGTTTTGTTGAAAGCTAACATTTACGTGTAGACTTTTTCTGAGCTTTATATAGTCTACTTATTGGATCTTGACAAGATTATGTTAGTGTGAcaattgatttttggagaaaCAGCAGCAATTATGTGGTGTTGCTTCCTTTTTCCTGGTACAAGTTGATTCCTTTTCCATGGAACAGAAGACTTTGTGCTACAGCTAATCTTCTCCTTTCTGTTTTGAATTTCAATTCCTTTAGAGTCTCTGGTTTGTTTCAAGGACAAAGCACATGAGATCTTTGCATGGTTCCCATGGCTGATAGATAAAAGTTTTGTTCTGTATCATTTATTATACATTATTATGATGTTTACGAGTTTCGTGAGGTTAGTTTTTCCAAACTTTTGTATGGACTTGGCTGTCAGTGAGTCCCAAGTATAGCTTAGatagaagaaagaaaatctCATACAAGGGGAAGGTGCATTTGAAACCTTCTGCTGTCACTATGCTGTCTAGGTATCTTCCtattagaatttgaaaaaattgaagttttgctTGCTTCGTTACTTGAAGGatcttaaaacataaaaagtttgaaattctCGGTGTACATGGAAAAATTGTGAGTTTGTTGTATCCCAAACTTAAATACTTGAATGTTGTTGCTATTCTTGCTACTAATCTACCATACAAGTAAAGCAGTTCTCATGAAAGTTGAAACATCTTCAATTATCTGAGCTACATATATCTGGGTTAATCTCATTGAAGTAATGTAAAGCTGTTACTTCTatctttttcttattatctGAAGCAAATACCATCTGGCTGCTCTTATTAGGGGCATTGCAACATATGTGGTGGAATGTTATAGGTGTCTGTGAGTTGGCTGGGATACCATCTTTATCAAGATATTAGGGCGCAAGGCGCTAAGGAGTTATTTTCCTTGACACCCAAGATGCCTGTTTGTGCTGAGGTGGGAGTGTTTTCCACCACTTGGTATAGGTAGATTCAGGGAAGAAAATATCATCGCCAAGAAGGCTACTCTGGATCCAGCCATTTGCAGCTGTTTCTAAATTCAAAACCCTGTCTTGCACTTGTGCAAATGGCTTGTTTCTTAGTTCCTCAACTTCTGCCCAGAAACAAGACTCGGAACGTGCACCAGCTTGCACTCTATCAAAATGCTCTAACCATCTCTGTGTGAACCGATAACGCTTAGGCCTAGCCCTGATCAAGTAAGGTCCAGTATCTTCATTCTTCAAGTGCCTGTAATAGTTTGCAATATCCAAGGGCTCAACTTGCCTGCGAAACTGTGTCCCTAGTTCTATCCAGTCTCTTCGTCCCTCGAAGCTATCTGGGAGCTCATACCTTTTCAACATTTCAATGATCTCATCCCATATACCTGCTAGCTCAAGCCTTCTCACATTAGCATTGAAGTCATCATCGGTGTTTTGAATCTTGAATGCATCATAATACCCAACTTTACGGATATCACACTTGGTCTGATACTCCTGTATCTTGCTTAATGCGTCCCTGATGCTTCTCTTATTTTGTTCAATCTTTTCCtcgttcttcttcttctgcttctCCCACTCTCCTGCTGCACGAAGACACAGCCTTGCTCTTGTACTCTGAGATTTAGATAACGTGAAAACGCCTATTAGCTTGAGCAAGATAGACAATCCTgctgaaaatgaaaaattaaccATATCTATTGCTTACCAGGCCAAGGTCATTCAGTGCTGAATTCATACTTGGATCAACATTTGAAGATAAAGGAATATCAGTAAGATTGTTGAGATGGAGAACATCTTGCATCTCTAAGCTATCTTGCATTTCGTTTTTATATAACAGGTGATCGTTTAAGCTTCTAGGAACAACTACTGCAGCTTCTGCTTCGGAACTCAATTGAGAGGAATAGAACAGTAACTGCAGAACAGCATCAGGGTTCTCAACGACAACCAGTTTCCTATTCCCAGTGCAGAAGATGTAAGTTCCGAAGGGTCTGTAAGGGCTAAGTTGAACAATGTTGGAAACAGTTTCCAACAGTAAGTTTGTGCATCCCTTCAGATTACATGCATCATAGCTTGCAACAGAGGATGCACTCCTCATTACAGTCATAAAGAAATTCGATGCATGACTTGATCGTGCAACAGCCTCGTGCTGATAATACTGGGACTTTGGATTGATGAAGGGAGAGATTACTTGAAGCAATTCTTGAATTGATGAAAGAGGAGCAAGCATCATTCTGGGGACAACGTCGTACTTCATGACAAAATGTAGGAAGTAACGAGCCCAGTTTTCGCGCCTGAGGGCATGAGACCATATCTTGTTACCAACAAGAGGGGATCCAAAAGTCATACAGTATGGATGGAGTAACATGTCACCATTTGGTCTTGTGCGGCAACATTCCAGACACCAGAGAGCTGCCAGAATAGCTATAGCGCCACCCGACGAGTGCCCTGCAAACACTACCTGTCTTCCTTCTAACATTGCCTTCTCCACCTAAAACCAACACAACTCCATGAATCGAAGATGAAGGTATGAAGCTTAATTTCCATTAACTTAGTCTACACTCTACAGAGGCATTATCCTGATAGGATCTATGATAGGAATCAGTACTTTATTGTTGACATGATAACTAATACTCCGTTCGTTGCAATTTaagctatgttgctcggactcttcaaaaatgtcaacggGTGCGTGTAGAATTCGCCAAAACTAGtgtatttttttgagaattcgAGACGGGTGCGGCATCAAAAGTGGAGAGTCCACGCAACTAAGAATTCAAGTGACTTACTTTCCTTTGTGGTCTTTCCCAAAAAGAATGTCTCTTTTTATATCTTGTAATTTTTCCAATCCCAACATTCTACTTGGAGTTTAAGACCAGAAGATCAATAGGACTAAACAACAAAGTCTCCATTTATTTCTTGAACTCGGTGTCTAAGTCAAACTAAGACACTAAAATTAGGACGGAAGGAATAAATAAAAGCCACTAAAGGGAATCAAGTTGATCCAACTGAACTATCAGGAATAGAACTTCCAatgcttttgaaaaaaaaattgaatcaaaaagaaaaattctttgTCTAAACACTCACACAGAATTTGATTCTTTAACTGGTGTACACTCAAGTGGTAAAAACAATTATCTACAGGAAATGAGATTATACTACTCTAACATTTAACACTACAATTTTTTCGTGTCAAGTCAAAACAACGAGTTTTAAGAAAGAACAAGATAATTGAACCCCAGTATGTATACCTCATTTTTAAGTGAAGATTTGTCCAGTATCTCTTCAAATCTTGTAGCAAATACTTCATTGACCTTAGCTACTTCATCAGTGCCAACACTTCTCAAAGATGGAAACAGAGTGGTGTTGATCTCTTTCTCTCCAAAAGAAGTGTTACTGTACCAACCATCAGAAGACAAAGTTCCAGCAAAAGCAAAAACAACATCAGTAGACCCATTAATTTTCTTGTAAATATAAGGTTTCCCAGGTGATAAATTGTGAGCTTCCATGGTTAAGTTACATGTTTTCTTGATTAGCTCATCTCTGACTTCAATTCCTTCTCCAATTTTCACCATTTTTGCTTCTTAGCTGCTTAAAGATTGCAACTTTACTGTTTAGTTTTCAAGAATCCTTGAAGAAAGATTGAGGATAGAGAGATGGAGTGAAGGTAAAGGGGAAATGGGTACTTAAGCTTTTGGTGATTGGATGAAATGTAGAGGAAATGAGCCATTGACTTTTGAAGTCTTTGTATTGCTTTGCTTGACTCTTGCCTGTGGAAATTGAATAGGAAGTTAAATAGTATAAATCAAGGAAATTTCCTACTAATTGTTCTGCAAAATGGTTAATGTACGGGCTCTTTAAAAATGttgttaattttatcaaaatgatTACTTTCCAAGGATTTTAATATACACTTGCATCTTTATGTCTTCCATAAGAACAAGAACAAGAGGGATGGGCTCTCCgctaatatttttcatatatatgttaaCACTTTTAAAACGTCTGAAGGAAAtagtatattttacttttatttttgttctaatttttttaaaaaaagtacatcatatttttattttatttttaataatagtaCTTTCATATAAGATAATATGATACGTTGAATAtagacatttttattttgttat
Proteins encoded in this region:
- the EDS1 gene encoding protein EDS1, with product MVKIGEGIEVRDELIKKTCNLTMEAHNLSPGKPYIYKKINGSTDVVFAFAGTLSSDGWYSNTSFGEKEINTTLFPSLRSVGTDEVAKVNEVFATRFEEILDKSSLKNEVEKAMLEGRQVVFAGHSSGGAIAILAALWCLECCRTRPNGDMLLHPYCMTFGSPLVGNKIWSHALRRENWARYFLHFVMKYDVVPRMMLAPLSSIQELLQVISPFINPKSQYYQHEAVARSSHASNFFMTVMRSASSVASYDACNLKGCTNLLLETVSNIVQLSPYRPFGTYIFCTGNRKLVVVENPDAVLQLLFYSSQLSSEAEAAVVVPRSLNDHLLYKNEMQDSLEMQDVLHLNNLTDIPLSSNVDPSMNSALNDLGLSTRARLCLRAAGEWEKQKKKNEEKIEQNKRSIRDALSKIQEYQTKCDIRKVGYYDAFKIQNTDDDFNANVRRLELAGIWDEIIEMLKRYELPDSFEGRRDWIELGTQFRRQVEPLDIANYYRHLKNEDTGPYLIRARPKRYRFTQRWLEHFDRVQAGARSESCFWAEVEELRNKPFAQVQDRVLNLETAANGWIQSSLLGDDIFFPESTYTKWWKTLPPQHKQASWVSRKITP
- the LOC101259850 gene encoding uncharacterized protein; the encoded protein is MVSDSIVNVAIPVASSNSRDFGKKKRANRTAKLKQSKRDARREQWLSQGKNKVSKQELNGGGGVCEQGMQVTNEKGQLMKKFAIKPRGEAEESGGYMNTYSDFDSPSNSPTSHTSSVLEGNYSGTNFTGGSGSSSSSSSGGFSSSGGCCSVSMSEEDNEGDDDCLDDWEAVADALAATDKEQEQHNSSLDSAPQVHMSFQQEVSDGKVPALDTSQQNPKGRGTIPVFPVSFQAWRPDDEFRPQSLPNLSKQYTFPMNSGRHCRGGSVWGCKSAAIPTSCPICCEDLDFTDTSFLPCPCGFRLCLFCHKKILEEDGRCPACRKQYKHDTVGGETTKDAGGLMFKVARSCSMISRS